A section of the Vibrio vulnificus CMCP6 genome encodes:
- the vmeI gene encoding efflux RND transporter permease subunit VmeI, with protein sequence MSDKPVVSPQSDDEVTGVAAYFIRNRVISWMISLIFLIGGVAAFFGLGRLEDPAFTIKDAMVVTSYPGATPQQVEEEVTYPLEKAIQQLTYVDEVNSISSRGLSQITVTMKNNYGPDDLPQIWDELRRKVNDLKGQLPPGVNDPQVIDDFGDVYGILLAVTGDGYSYKELLDYVDYLRRELELVDGVSKVSVTGQQQEQVFIEISMKRLSSLGISPNTVFNLLSTQNVVSDAGAIRIGDEYIRIHPTGEFQNVDQLGDLIITESGAQGLIYLRDVADIKRGYVEVPNNIINFNGKLALNVGVSFAQGVNVVEVGKSFDRRLAELKYQQPVGIDISEIYSQPKEVDKSVSGFVVSLGQAVAIVIIVLLFFMGLRSGLLIGLILLLTVLGTFIFMQYFKIDLQRISLGALVIALGMLVDNAIVVVEGILIGTQKGRTRLQAATDIVTQTKWPLLGATVIAVTAFAPIGLSEDATGEYCGTLFTVLLISLMLSWFTAISLTPFFADIFFKGQKVNVSESGEEVDPYNGMIFVVYKNFLEFCMKRAWLTMIVLVLGLGVSLYGFTLVKQAFFPSSTTPMFQADIWLPEGTDIRATNTKLKALESWLAEQDNVEHITTTAGKGLQRFMLTYAPEKSYAAYGEITTRVTSYEALDPLMAKFRQHVKENFPEINYKLKQIELGPGGGAKIEARIIGSDPTVLRSIAAQVMDIMYADAGATNVRHDWRERTKVLEPQFNESQARRYGITKSDVDDFLAMSFSGMAIGIYRDGTTLMPIVARLPDEERVDIRNIEGMKIWSPALSEFIPLQQVTLGYELLWEDPIIVRKNRKRVLTVMADPDILGEETASTLQKRLMPQIEAIQLPPGYSLEWGGEYESSRDAQASLFTTMPMGYLFMFLITVFLFNSVKEPLIVWLTVPLAVIGVTTGLLALNTPFGFMALLGFLSLSGMLLKNGIVLLDQIEIEMKSGKDPYVAVVDAALSRVRPVCMAAITTILGMVPLLPDIFFKPMAVTIMFGLGFATILTLIVVPVLYRLFHKVAVPK encoded by the coding sequence ATGAGTGATAAACCAGTAGTGTCGCCTCAAAGCGATGATGAAGTAACGGGCGTCGCAGCGTATTTTATTCGAAATCGTGTGATTAGTTGGATGATTTCGCTGATCTTTTTGATTGGTGGGGTGGCTGCGTTTTTTGGTTTAGGTCGTTTAGAAGATCCGGCCTTTACCATCAAAGACGCAATGGTGGTGACTTCCTATCCGGGTGCCACACCTCAGCAGGTTGAAGAAGAGGTGACTTATCCGCTTGAGAAAGCGATTCAGCAATTAACTTATGTGGATGAGGTTAACTCCATTTCCAGCCGCGGGTTATCTCAAATCACTGTGACCATGAAAAACAATTATGGTCCGGATGATCTGCCACAAATCTGGGATGAACTGCGTCGTAAAGTCAACGACCTTAAAGGTCAGCTTCCTCCCGGAGTGAATGACCCGCAAGTGATTGATGACTTTGGTGATGTGTACGGGATTTTACTTGCAGTCACAGGCGATGGTTACAGTTATAAAGAACTGCTGGATTATGTCGATTATTTAAGGCGTGAGCTTGAACTGGTCGATGGGGTCAGCAAAGTTTCCGTCACTGGACAACAGCAAGAGCAAGTGTTTATCGAGATATCGATGAAGCGTTTAAGTAGCTTAGGTATTTCACCAAACACGGTCTTTAACCTGCTTTCGACGCAAAACGTGGTGTCTGACGCTGGTGCGATCCGAATTGGCGATGAATACATCCGTATCCATCCTACGGGTGAGTTCCAAAACGTCGATCAGTTGGGCGATCTCATTATTACCGAGAGCGGAGCTCAGGGATTGATCTATCTTCGCGATGTGGCCGATATCAAACGTGGCTACGTTGAAGTGCCGAACAACATCATCAACTTCAATGGCAAACTGGCGTTGAACGTCGGGGTTTCTTTTGCACAAGGTGTCAACGTGGTGGAAGTGGGTAAATCCTTCGACCGTCGCCTAGCTGAACTGAAATACCAGCAACCGGTTGGCATTGATATCTCCGAGATTTATAGCCAACCGAAGGAAGTGGATAAGTCGGTCAGCGGATTCGTGGTGAGTTTGGGGCAAGCAGTAGCGATTGTTATTATCGTCCTCTTGTTCTTTATGGGTTTGCGCTCTGGCCTGTTGATTGGTTTGATTTTGCTGCTCACGGTACTGGGTACCTTCATCTTCATGCAGTATTTCAAGATCGACTTGCAACGTATCTCTCTCGGCGCGTTGGTTATCGCACTGGGGATGCTGGTGGATAACGCCATTGTGGTGGTTGAGGGGATATTGATTGGCACGCAAAAAGGCCGAACGCGTCTGCAGGCCGCGACCGACATTGTTACGCAAACCAAGTGGCCGCTCCTTGGGGCGACGGTCATTGCGGTGACCGCGTTTGCTCCTATCGGTCTGTCTGAAGATGCGACAGGTGAATACTGTGGCACTCTCTTTACCGTGTTGCTGATTTCTCTGATGCTGAGTTGGTTCACTGCGATTTCTTTAACGCCTTTCTTCGCCGATATTTTCTTTAAAGGCCAGAAAGTGAATGTGTCAGAATCGGGCGAAGAAGTGGACCCGTATAACGGCATGATCTTCGTGGTATACAAGAACTTCTTAGAGTTCTGTATGAAGCGAGCTTGGTTGACCATGATCGTGTTGGTGCTGGGTTTAGGCGTCAGTTTGTACGGCTTTACATTGGTTAAGCAGGCATTCTTTCCATCGTCGACCACGCCAATGTTCCAAGCCGATATTTGGCTGCCGGAAGGGACGGACATTCGCGCGACTAACACCAAGCTTAAAGCGTTGGAAAGCTGGTTAGCCGAACAAGACAATGTCGAGCACATCACGACCACAGCGGGTAAGGGTTTGCAGCGTTTCATGCTGACCTACGCACCAGAGAAGAGCTATGCCGCGTATGGTGAAATTACTACGCGTGTCACCAGCTATGAAGCCCTTGATCCTTTGATGGCGAAATTCCGCCAGCATGTCAAAGAGAACTTCCCTGAGATCAACTACAAATTGAAGCAAATTGAGTTAGGTCCAGGCGGTGGTGCGAAGATCGAAGCGCGCATCATCGGTTCGGATCCAACGGTATTGCGTTCAATTGCCGCTCAGGTGATGGATATCATGTACGCCGATGCAGGGGCAACCAACGTTCGCCACGACTGGCGTGAACGTACCAAAGTGCTTGAGCCACAGTTTAACGAAAGCCAAGCTAGACGTTACGGCATCACAAAGTCGGATGTGGACGATTTCCTTGCCATGTCGTTTTCGGGAATGGCGATTGGTATTTATCGTGATGGCACGACGTTAATGCCGATCGTTGCCCGTTTACCAGATGAAGAGCGTGTGGATATTCGTAATATCGAAGGGATGAAAATTTGGAGCCCGGCGTTAAGCGAATTCATTCCTCTTCAACAGGTGACGTTAGGCTATGAATTGCTTTGGGAAGACCCAATTATTGTGCGTAAGAACCGCAAACGCGTGCTGACGGTGATGGCTGACCCTGACATTCTTGGTGAAGAGACCGCGTCAACGTTACAGAAACGTTTGATGCCACAAATCGAAGCCATTCAACTGCCACCAGGTTACTCTCTGGAATGGGGTGGGGAATATGAATCCTCTCGTGATGCACAAGCGTCGCTCTTTACCACCATGCCGATGGGTTACCTGTTTATGTTCTTGATCACTGTGTTCTTGTTTAACTCAGTGAAAGAGCCATTGATCGTTTGGCTGACGGTGCCTCTAGCGGTGATTGGGGTAACAACTGGCTTGTTAGCGCTCAATACGCCATTTGGTTTTATGGCGTTACTCGGCTTCTTAAGCTTGTCTGGCATGCTGTTGAAAAACGGTATCGTATTGCTTGATCAGATCGAAATAGAGATGAAGTCAGGCAAAGATCCGTATGTTGCGGTTGTGGATGCTGCGTTGAGCCGTGTTCGCCCAGTCTGTATGGCGGCGATCACCACGATTCTGGGCATGGTGCCTCTGTTACCCGACATTTTCTTTAAGCCGATGGCAGTCACCATCATGTTTGGTCTGGGTTTTGCGACAATCCTGACACTGATTGTCGTGCCAGTGTTGTATCGTCTCTTCCACAAAGTGGCGGTGCCGAAATAA